The genomic region GAAGAAATAACCGAACACAATTACAACATCGGCAAGCGGCACTACTCGTTCCGGAATCTCGAGACCCAACTGGCGACATTGATTTTACAAAGTGGTGTGTATAAGTAATCGCCAATTTCAACGCCGACGATCATCCAATCCTGTCTCGATGGCGCAGATTTCATACTGCCGGGAAAGCGTTCCTATGCCTGAAAAGCGTTCAATCCTGCAGTCCATTTTCATCTCCGAAGACGAACCTCGTTTGAGAGCCGGCTGGCGGCTCATCCTGCATGCCTTGCTCGTGCTGGTGACCTCGATCGTCATCGGCATCGTGTGGAGCAGCCTGGTGATAGCCATCGACGTCTCCCTGCCGAGCCTGAACCTCGCCCAGGGCCTGGGAGTCAACGAAGTGGCAGTAAGTGCCCTCGAGGTGATAGCGATCACGATTGCCACCTGGATCGCCCGTCGATATCTCGATCATCGGTCGTTTCGCAGCCTGGGATTAGGCATCGATCGCTCGACGTGGTCCGATCTCGTCGCCGGTTTCCTCCTGTCCGCCTTCCTCTTTCTCATCCTCTATCTCACGACGACGATTCTGGGTTGGTCGCAGTTTATTTCCTGGGCCTGGGAAAACGAGAATCTCGGCCAAGTTCTCCTCAGGGTGACGGCATCGTTTTTGGTGTTTGTCGGAGCTGCCTTTCAAGAGGAACTCTTGAGCAGAGGTTATCAACTTCAAAACCTGGCCCAGGGAACCAATCTTCCACTGGCCGTATTCCTTTCCTCACTCATCTTCAGCTTGTTACACCTGGGGAATCCCAACGTCAGTTGGATGGCCGTTGTCGGATTACTGGCAGCCGGATTTTTCCTCGCTTACGCATACCTGCGCACGAAATCCCTCTGGCTGCCCATTGGCATTCATCTGGGATGGAATTTTTTTGAAGGCACGGTCTTCGGATTTCCAGTAAGCGGCACGAGCCCGTTCAGTCTGATCCAGCAGCAGTCCGGCGGCCCGGAATTGCTTTCGGGCGGCATGTTCGGTCCTGAAGCCGGATTGATTGTCTTGCCTGTCTTACTTCTCGGTGCCTGGCTGGTCAAGCTCTACACAAAACGAAATGATTCTCTCGCCGCTTCCGCATAAATCCATACCAATCGCATAAATATCGACCGATACGAACCGGAATTTCGGAACGTATGCGGGGCAGGCCAGCATTTCCTCATTCACGTGCCCATAAAAAACGACTTGACAATGAAGAACGTTTGTTCTATACTGCTGCATACCAGCACACTTGTTCTATATGGAGGTGTTCCATGTCAACCTATGCAAAATACACCCACGTTGAGGACGCAGACAGCGCATTCGGCGCATTCGTCCAAAAAATCTCACCATACTTACATCTGAGCCGCAAACAATCCTTCGGGATCATGATCTTCGGCGCACTTGTCGCATTCGAGGTTTTCAATTACAGCACCACCGAGTTCGCCCTTTCGGATTTACTGGGTCCCCTTCGCTTTGCCGGGCTGCGCTGGTCGACCATCCTCGCACTGGCGTTCTGCGGTATGGATTTCGCCGGAATTGCCCGTCTCTTCACCCAGGAGGATGCGGAACGCGAATCGACCTCAACCTGGTATCTATTGGGAGCCTGGCTGATTGCAGGCTCGATGAACGCCATACTATCCTGGTGGGCCGTGTCGCTGGCGCTTATCGGACACCAAGGTCTCGGAAACGAAGTGATCGGCCGCGATGCACTGCTCACCGTCGTTCCCATCTTCGTCGCCATTCTCGTCTGGCTGATCCGCATACTCATCATCGGCAACTTCACCGTCACAGGCGGGAACATCTTCACTTTCGCATTAACGCGCAAAGCACCCAAAGAGACTCAGTCCCTATGCGCTCCGCAATTTGCCGCTCCACCACGACGAGAAACGCAAAACAGCATCCCGAATCGGCCCGTTCGCCCGGCCCCAAAACCCACTCCCGTTCCCCAACGCAGTGTCCCCAACATGGCGCAGCGCCCAATGGCTGCACGTCCGGCGCGGCGCAGATAATCGATGCGCAGATCGCATCTGCAACCTGCGCTCGCGGGAAACGGTCGTCCGTCCCCCTCTCGGAGATCTGCCCGGAGACGGACGACCGTGTACTCCCTGCCCATTTCCTCGATACCGATCGCTTTGGCGATCTTCCTGGCCATCCTGACAGTATGGTCGTTCACTTTAATCGAGCCCCGACTGCGCGCGGCGCTGCAGACTGTTGGCGCCTTCAGCGTGAATTCCGATGGCACTACGCCCGACACAACATTTCCACCATCTTCCGCTGGAGTGGTATCAATTCCCCTTTCCGATCACTTTACTCCCCAGGTCCTTTTCTGGTCGAATGAAATTATCCAATGGGCTCACGATTATAAAATGGATCCCAATCTCATTGCCCTGGTAATGCAAATCGAATCTTGTGGTTATTCGCAGGCTCAATCTCGGGCCGGTGCAAGTGGATTGTTCCAGGTTATGCCGTTTCATTTCGGCTACGACGAAAATCCGTACGACCCATCTACCAACGCCGCGCGCGGTCTCACCTATCTGGCTCGATCACTGGAACTTGCGAATGGGGAGTTGGATCTGGCGTTAGCGGGTTACAACGGTGGCCATCAGATGATTCAGACAAATCCATCACTCTGGCCGGAAGAAACTCAGCGGTACGTGTACTGGGGTGTACGAATCTATAACGAACTCGGAACCACCGATGTTTCCCTTCCTCCTACGCTCCGGAAATGGCTCGATGCTGGCGGATCGCGTCTCTGCGAACAAGCTGCGGCATCCCAGGCGGAGTGAACTTCTCCTCGGACGGTTTTTCAGGAATTGCCACCACAATCTTCTTCGATTCTCGGCAGCCAAACGGAAAATTTCGAACCAACCCCTGGTTCAGACTCCACCTCGATACGACCCCCATGGTTGATCACGATCCAGTTGGCGATGGATAGTCCCAATCCTACGCCGCCGCTGGCCTTGCGTTGACGCGAACGATCCACCCGATAAAATCTTTCAAAAATATGCGGCAATTCATCCTCCGCAATCCCCGCTCCCGTGTCCTCGATGCTTAAACAAGCCCAATCCTCAGCACAGCGCAGGCTCAAGGTTACTTTTCCTCCATTTGGAGTGTGATCTACTGCATTCGACACAAGATTGAGCAGGACCTGTTTTAAACGATCCCGGTCACCCCTCACTCTCGCCTGATCCTCTTGACCGATACGGATTTCCACCTGCTCGCGGGCAAGAATCTTCGCTTGCCGGTAGACTTCGAGCATTAAAGTATCGAGCTCGACGATGTCCTCTGCCAACGAAATCTTGCCTGACTCCGCTTTTGCCAGTAAAAGCAAATCTCCAACCAATCGCGTCATGCGGTCCACCTCATCGGTTATCGCATTCAGCGATTCAATATCCGCCTCGCCGGTGTGACGGATGAGATCGACGTTGCCTCTGATTGCGGTCAGGGGCGTTCTTAATTCGTGAGACACATCCGCCAGAAATCGGCGCTGCGTATGAAACAAATCTTCCAGCCGTTCGAGCGTCTCGTTGATCGCCATGATGAGACGACCATCTTCACTCGTAGGCGGTGCCGATACCGGAATCCTACGGGAGAGATCATCCGCACGAGAGATTTTCAACGCCGTTTCTGTCACCTGATCGATAGGCCGCAGCGCCACACTGGCAGCGAGATAACCGATGACAGCCGCCATTATCGCTGCAATCAATCCAGCAGCGATCAGAACATTCAGCAGCATCCCCCGTATGAGATCGATGGTCTCCAGCGAGCTGGCGAGCTGCAGCCGGGCAACGATACTGCCATCCGCCTGCAGTATTACCGGCACTGTTAGTACACGTAGATGTGTACCTGCCACCTCTCGCGTGGCATACACATTTTCATCCAAGAGCAATGAATCCGGATCGAAGGCAGCTCCGACGCTCGGCGAATTTGTGGTCTGCCACACGAGCTGCCCCTCATCGTCCCAGACTTGAACGAATACGTTCGAAGTGATGTTCAAAGCTCGAAGTGTAATGGGTAAGGAATCCGGACTTCGATACGCGCTGATTACCTCGTTGGCCACTCGACTGAGTGTATGATCGATTTGCGCGGTGAGACTATAGGTGAGTGCGATGTAGACCACCCCACCAAAGGCCAGCAGGACGAAAACGAGCACCAGTGTATACCAAAGTGTCAACCGTAATCGGAGAGTCACGCAGGTTCTCTCAGGACATATCCTACGCCACGAACCGTATATAACAACCGAGGCAATCCCCCTTCTTCCATCTTCTGACGTAAGTAGCGTACGTATACCTCGATGATGTTACTTTCGCCCCCAAAATCGTAGCCCCAAACCCGGTCATAAATAACGTCACGTGTAAGCACCTGCCTTGGATTACGCAGGAAGAGTTCCAGCAACTCGTATTCCTTCGCAGTCAATTCGATCGGCTTACCTGCCCGGAACGCTTGATGAGTACCCGTATCCAGACGAAGACCTTCGAATTTCAGCACTTCAGGAACGGTAGTTTTTGCACGGCGTAACAGCGCCCGTACCCTCGCCAGCAGTTCATTCAATGCAAACGGCTTGACCAAATAATCATCTGCACCGGCGTCCAACCCCATTACCCGGTCTTCGACTGAGTCTCGTGCAGTCAGCATGATAATGGGTAAATCTCCCGCATCCCGCAATCTACGACAGACCGCCAAACCATCCAATCCCGGTTCGATTTCAGGCAGCATCCAGTCGATAATCACCAGGTCCGGTGAATTTTCGTGAGCCAGGGCAAGGCCTTCCGTTCCATCTTTGGCGCTATCTACCAAATAGCCTTCGAATTTCAGGCCTCGTTCCAAAAACTGAAGGATGCGATCCTCGTCCTCAATTAATAGAATTCGCTTTCTCATAATTCCCCGCATCGAATATACCACAGCCCATCCATTAAATATTAGAGCCGCCCAGGTTTTAGGCGGCTCTTCGAACGCAGTTCGCGAAGTTATGTAAGTTCGACAGTTGCGCCGGCAGCTTCGAGTTTACTTTTCGCATCATTTGCTGCTTCTTTGCCAATTAGTTCCAATACTTTGGCATCAGCCGTTTCGGCCATGATCTTCGCATCTTTGAGGCCCAGAGTGGTGATCTGACGGATCGCCTTGATAACATCGATCTTCTTGGGACCAACGTCCTTGATGATGACGTCAAACTCGGTCTTCTCATCATCCTGTGCCGCATCTGCAGGAGCCGCCGCAGCCGCGACGGTTACCGGTGCAGCAGCAGAAACACCCCACTCTTCCTCGAGCATTTTCGTCAATTCCGCCGCCTCGAGAACCGTGAGAGCGCTCAAATCCTTAGCCAATTTATTCAAATCTGCCATTTCAATTATTCTCCTTGGAACGCTTGTATCGCGTTATCGTTTTTAGATTAATTTCGTTTGTAACCCATATTTCATACGAGCCCAGCCTATGCAGGTGCTTCCGAATCCGAATATGCCTTCATCACATTCACGACTTGACGTACCGAGCTCGCAAGTGCCCGAGCGATATTCGATGCAGGGGTTTGGATCAGGCTCAACAACTGAGCTTGAACAACAGGCAAAGGCGGCAATTCTGCCAGGCGAAGTACTTGCTGGCCACTGAATACCACTCCATCTATGACTGCCCCTTTTACCGAAAGAATGTCCGTTTCCTTGGACAACTCAACGATCGCCTTGGAGATGTCTACTGCATCCTCCGGAGCAAATCCAATCGCTGTAGGTCCATCGAGAGCGCCTTCCGGCAAAGTCAATTCGATTTCCCTGAAGGCGATTTCTGCCAGTTTGTTCTTGATGATGTGAAATTCCCCACCTGTTTCACGGATTTGTGATCGCAGTGTTTCTATCTGTTTCACACTCAACCCAGAGTAATTCGTGAGAATCATTGTCGAATTTGACTCGACGAGAGACTTGTATTGCGATACCAAATCGCGCTTTCTTTCCTTTGAGATTGCCAAGCGATATCACCTCCTTCAAAATCAAAAATCTTTGCTTCGCGCAGTTCGCCTCAGCAAAGACTCTTACCGCCATAATGGCGTTGCGATAATCGCTATCGCTAGTCCTCACCTAGGCAGGAAATTAAGTCTCAGAGCGAGACACCTGCTTTCTCGGGCGAAGCCTGGATCAGTTGTTGGCCGCAAAGTATCAGTTCGATACGATTATACCCTCAATTGTCATGCGATCAAGGAACTCGATTCGACACGAATTCCCGGCCCCATCGTGCTTGTGACCGTGATCTTGCGGATATAGGCGCCTTTTGCCGAAGCAGGACGGACCCGTTTCACCGCGTCCATCAATGCCATAAAGTTCTCGTATAGTTTCTCGGCCTCGAAAGATGCTTTTCCGATGGGGACGTGAAGATTCGCCGTTCGATCGAGTCGGAACTCGACGCGACCTGCTTTCAGTTCATCGATGACCCGTCCGACATCATCTTCCTGGACGACGGTGCCCGCCTTAGGGTTTGGCATCAGGCCGCGTGGTCCCAAGATCTTGCCCAGTCGGCCAACTTTTCCCATCATATTCGGCGTCGCGACGGTGGCATCGAATTCCATCCAACCGTCCTGTATGCGCTCGATTGTTTCATCGTCGGCGATGAAGTCCGCACCGGCTTGCTGTGCATTTCGAGCCGCATCTCCCTCTGCGAATACCAACACACGCACCGTCTTGCCAAGCCCGTTGGGCAACATCACGGTGTCGCGTACTTGTTGATCCGCATGCCGGGGATCAACCCCAAGCCGGATATGAACCTCTATCGTGCTGTCGAAGCGAGTGACCGCGGTTTCCTTTGCCAGTTCGACCGCTTCTCGGGGTGGATAGAGCTTGCTGCGATCCACTTTCTCACTTGCTGCTCGATATTTCTTTCCGTGTTTTGCCATGTCATCTCCTTGTGGTCCGAACGGACCGGAACCAGCCGGCCCTCCCACGTTGTGCTGATTTACTTCTCAACGACGATACCCATGTTCCGTGCCGTTCCTTCAATCTGTCGCATGGCACCTTCGATATCGATCGCGTTCAGGTCTTTCATCTTGATCTCTGCGATCTCGCGGATTTGATCGCTGGTTACTTTGCCCACTTTGTCCCGATTCGGTTCCGCAGATCCTTTCTCCACGCCGGCAGCTTTTCGCAACAGGACTGCGGTTGGGGGCGTTTTCAGGATGAAATTGAACGAACCATCGGTGTAAATGGTAATTTCTGCGGGGATGATTTCACCCGCCTTACTGGATGTCCTGGCGTTGTATTCCTTGCAAAAGCCCATCAGGTTAATCCCATGGGGCGCCAATGCAGGACCGATCGGTGGTGCAGGGTTTGCCTTACCGGCCTCGATTTGAAGTCTTACTACTGCTTTCACTCTCTTTGCCACTTCAAAGCTCCTCTTGTGGTCATAACGGGCGACGAATGCACCCTCCCACTATTCCACGATAACGTATCTTGAACTCAAGCCTTTTCTACTTGCAAGAAATCAAGCTCCACGGGTGTCTCCCTTCCGAAGAACGACACCATTACGCGGACCTTTGCTCGATCCATATCAATTTCGGAGACCGTGCCGATGAAATCATTAAACGGGCCGTCGATAATTCGAACCTTCTGGCCTGTCTTATAGGTTACCTTTATTCTCGGCGCCTCGGCTTCCATGCGTTTCACGATCTGACTCACTTCTTCAGGACGCAGCGGCGTAGGCTCGTTTCCCATGCCGACGAAACCGGTCACACCAGGCGTATTGCGCACGACGTACCAGGAATCCTCGTCCATGATCATCTGAACGAGAATGTATCCGGGAAATACGCGTCGTTCGACCGTTCTGCGCTTACCGTCCTTGATCTCGATCTCTTCTTCCGTCGGAACGACGACGTCGAATATTTTCGACTTCATGCCCATCGTTTCGATTCGCTGTTCGAGATTATGGCGGACCTTATTTTCGTACCCCGAATAGCAATGCACCACGAACCAGTAGCGATCGCT from Anaerolineales bacterium harbors:
- a CDS encoding type II CAAX endopeptidase family protein; translated protein: MPEKRSILQSIFISEDEPRLRAGWRLILHALLVLVTSIVIGIVWSSLVIAIDVSLPSLNLAQGLGVNEVAVSALEVIAITIATWIARRYLDHRSFRSLGLGIDRSTWSDLVAGFLLSAFLFLILYLTTTILGWSQFISWAWENENLGQVLLRVTASFLVFVGAAFQEELLSRGYQLQNLAQGTNLPLAVFLSSLIFSLLHLGNPNVSWMAVVGLLAAGFFLAYAYLRTKSLWLPIGIHLGWNFFEGTVFGFPVSGTSPFSLIQQQSGGPELLSGGMFGPEAGLIVLPVLLLGAWLVKLYTKRNDSLAASA
- a CDS encoding transglycosylase SLT domain-containing protein, which translates into the protein MYSLPISSIPIALAIFLAILTVWSFTLIEPRLRAALQTVGAFSVNSDGTTPDTTFPPSSAGVVSIPLSDHFTPQVLFWSNEIIQWAHDYKMDPNLIALVMQIESCGYSQAQSRAGASGLFQVMPFHFGYDENPYDPSTNAARGLTYLARSLELANGELDLALAGYNGGHQMIQTNPSLWPEETQRYVYWGVRIYNELGTTDVSLPPTLRKWLDAGGSRLCEQAAASQAE
- a CDS encoding ATP-binding protein → MTLRLRLTLWYTLVLVFVLLAFGGVVYIALTYSLTAQIDHTLSRVANEVISAYRSPDSLPITLRALNITSNVFVQVWDDEGQLVWQTTNSPSVGAAFDPDSLLLDENVYATREVAGTHLRVLTVPVILQADGSIVARLQLASSLETIDLIRGMLLNVLIAAGLIAAIMAAVIGYLAASVALRPIDQVTETALKISRADDLSRRIPVSAPPTSEDGRLIMAINETLERLEDLFHTQRRFLADVSHELRTPLTAIRGNVDLIRHTGEADIESLNAITDEVDRMTRLVGDLLLLAKAESGKISLAEDIVELDTLMLEVYRQAKILAREQVEIRIGQEDQARVRGDRDRLKQVLLNLVSNAVDHTPNGGKVTLSLRCAEDWACLSIEDTGAGIAEDELPHIFERFYRVDRSRQRKASGGVGLGLSIANWIVINHGGRIEVESEPGVGSKFSVWLPRIEEDCGGNS
- a CDS encoding response regulator transcription factor, which gives rise to MRKRILLIEDEDRILQFLERGLKFEGYLVDSAKDGTEGLALAHENSPDLVIIDWMLPEIEPGLDGLAVCRRLRDAGDLPIIMLTARDSVEDRVMGLDAGADDYLVKPFALNELLARVRALLRRAKTTVPEVLKFEGLRLDTGTHQAFRAGKPIELTAKEYELLELFLRNPRQVLTRDVIYDRVWGYDFGGESNIIEVYVRYLRQKMEEGGLPRLLYTVRGVGYVLREPA
- the rplL gene encoding 50S ribosomal protein L7/L12 encodes the protein MADLNKLAKDLSALTVLEAAELTKMLEEEWGVSAAAPVTVAAAAAPADAAQDDEKTEFDVIIKDVGPKKIDVIKAIRQITTLGLKDAKIMAETADAKVLELIGKEAANDAKSKLEAAGATVELT
- the rplJ gene encoding 50S ribosomal protein L10; protein product: MAISKERKRDLVSQYKSLVESNSTMILTNYSGLSVKQIETLRSQIRETGGEFHIIKNKLAEIAFREIELTLPEGALDGPTAIGFAPEDAVDISKAIVELSKETDILSVKGAVIDGVVFSGQQVLRLAELPPLPVVQAQLLSLIQTPASNIARALASSVRQVVNVMKAYSDSEAPA
- the rplA gene encoding 50S ribosomal protein L1: MAKHGKKYRAASEKVDRSKLYPPREAVELAKETAVTRFDSTIEVHIRLGVDPRHADQQVRDTVMLPNGLGKTVRVLVFAEGDAARNAQQAGADFIADDETIERIQDGWMEFDATVATPNMMGKVGRLGKILGPRGLMPNPKAGTVVQEDDVGRVIDELKAGRVEFRLDRTANLHVPIGKASFEAEKLYENFMALMDAVKRVRPASAKGAYIRKITVTSTMGPGIRVESSSLIA
- the rplK gene encoding 50S ribosomal protein L11, with product MAKRVKAVVRLQIEAGKANPAPPIGPALAPHGINLMGFCKEYNARTSSKAGEIIPAEITIYTDGSFNFILKTPPTAVLLRKAAGVEKGSAEPNRDKVGKVTSDQIREIAEIKMKDLNAIDIEGAMRQIEGTARNMGIVVEK
- the nusG gene encoding transcription termination/antitermination protein NusG; translation: MAENDSDRLEEMTPSEMEEPVSGESETESSASVEEVEMEETAAQLQDDEVDTQDAAESAASDDVPVSLEAETEPVAEAETEADADSTVEPQDEPEEEAVSESEDAETDQEEESDRYWFVVHCYSGYENKVRHNLEQRIETMGMKSKIFDVVVPTEEEIEIKDGKRRTVERRVFPGYILVQMIMDEDSWYVVRNTPGVTGFVGMGNEPTPLRPEEVSQIVKRMEAEAPRIKVTYKTGQKVRIIDGPFNDFIGTVSEIDMDRAKVRVMVSFFGRETPVELDFLQVEKA